Proteins encoded in a region of the Bacillus sp. T3 genome:
- a CDS encoding sigma-70 family RNA polymerase sigma factor — protein MESFEQISTQYTPMIHSIMRKLNIYKNKEEFSQLGLIALWEAYSRFNPDKGEFTSYAYSYIKGKLLTEMTKSTKRHEREVPALEDLWEYIVDEGTMVPLEEDTLLSYCKCSQLTENQTKWVLYYCLQGLGTKEIAAIEQVSLSAVKNWKAGAKEKLKTAMEIES, from the coding sequence ATGGAAAGCTTTGAACAAATTTCAACCCAATACACACCGATGATCCACAGCATTATGCGAAAATTGAACATCTATAAAAATAAAGAAGAGTTCTCCCAGCTCGGCTTAATCGCATTATGGGAGGCATACAGCCGATTCAATCCTGACAAAGGTGAGTTCACCAGTTATGCCTACAGCTACATAAAAGGAAAGCTACTGACTGAAATGACGAAGTCAACAAAACGTCACGAACGGGAGGTTCCAGCCCTGGAGGATTTATGGGAATATATTGTAGATGAGGGCACAATGGTTCCGCTGGAAGAAGATACCTTACTTTCCTATTGCAAATGCAGTCAGCTGACCGAAAATCAGACAAAGTGGGTACTGTATTATTGCTTGCAGGGGCTAGGTACAAAAGAAATCGCGGCGATCGAGCAAGTATCATTATCTGCGGTGAAAAATTGGAAAGCTGGGGCTAAGGAAAAATTGAAGACAGCAATGGAAATAGAAAGTTAG
- a CDS encoding Crp/Fnr family transcriptional regulator — protein sequence MLTEEENQFIQECIPFYAHLNIDELEQLNQAITRRFLTKGDKLSHLNDSCSGLVIVESGRIRAYIMSEDGREITLFRLLEKEICLLTASCMFQNVNFSVQFEVEKESKVFFIPTSVFEEISSYNIHVKEYVLEQMTSRFSSVMWVMEQVVFGSLSKRVAGFILAQTALENSKTLTITHEAIAKNIGSAREVVSRMLKHIESDCIIHTARGTLVVDDMEKLKELAK from the coding sequence ATGTTAACCGAAGAGGAGAATCAATTTATTCAGGAATGCATTCCTTTTTACGCTCATTTAAATATCGATGAACTAGAGCAGTTGAACCAGGCCATAACGCGACGGTTCTTAACTAAGGGGGATAAACTATCACATCTGAATGATAGTTGTAGCGGACTTGTGATTGTTGAGAGTGGTCGAATTCGTGCCTATATTATGTCTGAAGATGGCAGAGAAATTACCCTATTTAGGCTGCTAGAAAAAGAGATTTGCTTGTTAACCGCATCATGCATGTTTCAAAATGTGAATTTCTCTGTTCAGTTTGAGGTGGAAAAAGAAAGTAAAGTTTTTTTCATTCCTACTTCCGTATTTGAAGAAATTAGTTCTTACAATATACATGTAAAAGAATATGTGCTGGAGCAGATGACTTCACGATTTTCTAGTGTGATGTGGGTAATGGAACAGGTCGTTTTTGGAAGCTTATCGAAGCGCGTAGCCGGATTTATTTTAGCACAAACCGCCCTCGAGAATAGTAAGACCTTAACGATCACCCATGAAGCGATTGCCAAAAATATCGGATCTGCCCGTGAAGTCGTCTCAAGAATGCTAAAGCATATCGAGAGCGATTGTATTATTCACACAGCCAGAGGAACGCTGGTTGTCGATGATATGGAAAAATTAAAAGAATTAGCTAAATAA